One stretch of Caloenas nicobarica isolate bCalNic1 chromosome 4, bCalNic1.hap1, whole genome shotgun sequence DNA includes these proteins:
- the AASDH gene encoding beta-alanine-activating enzyme isoform X4 — protein MVLLKCQAGPLATRFLKRFLVLILDFPIPLGSPLLGTKVEVRDTSGSAVLEGEGQIFIGGEERICFLDDEITVPLGTMRETGDFVRVQNGKLFFLGRKDNQIKRHGKRFNIESLQQAAEDICKIEACAVTWYQQEKLILFVVLKDDLEERETLKELQKHLPAYAVPDEFVLIKALPLTSHGKVDISELNKIYQNHLNSRRCDSKLSGAEELWERLQNLWKSLLGLPGDSTGISKDAIFLYSGGDSLKALRFYDEIEMLVGKAVPGLLEVILSGSIEEVYRHILKILFPDEDQLMNYDNVVKRKLSRNSGEEFHGKYIKLKSERGLEVASGLISFIALSRGNHFFSMNFTTSFMQPSNTVQVGVELLQQPSFLHLVTPSITQSHAQGYETEDRILTVTNKANKTDCCCVEQIHAERGHVTAAALALCIRWKSNTRKCVDASPLVIIPSKEELSASVYVGSHSHAMQAIDLNLGEIKWENNLGDRIESSACVSKCGNFIVVGCYDGLVYVLQSSDGEIHWTFATADTVKSSAVVDPSSGLVYVGSHDQHVYALDICKKACIWKLHCEGGAVFSSPCLSSFPHHLYVATLGGLLLAVNPVTGNKIWKSFLGKPLFSSPHCNEKYVYVGCVDGNLYCYTHSGEKVWQFSTNGPVFSSPCISSLTKQEIFFGSHDCFIYCCNMEGNLLWKFEATSSVYGTPFVFQSDDLKNKILLAAVSTDGKVWILNAKTGTAEGVDKLPGEVFSSPVVWGTKLVVGCRNDYVYCLDLYITGKKNS, from the exons ACTTCCCTATACCTTTGGGATCACCGCTCCTCGGAACAAAAGTTGAGGTCAGAGATACCAGCGGTTCTGCAGTTCTAGAAGGCGAAGGACAAATATTTATAG GAGGTGAAGAACGAATCTGCTTTCTTGATGATGAAATAACTGTACCCCTGGGCACAATGAGAGAAACAGGGGATTTTGTAAGAGTACAGAATGGGAAGTTGTTCTTCTTGGGTCGGAAAGACAATCAGATTAAACGTCACGGCAAACGTTTTAATATTGAAAGTTTGCAGCAG gcTGCTGAGGATATTTGTAAGATAGAAGCTTGTGCAGTGACCTGGTATCAGCAGGAAAAACTTATCCTGTTTGTTGTACTCAAAGATGATttagaagagagagaaacactTAAGGAACTCCAGAAACATCTACCAGCTTATGCAGTCCCTGATGAGTTTGTACTGATTAAAGCTTTGCCTTTGACATCACATG gCAAAGTTGATATATCTGAACTGAACAAGATTTACCAGAACCATCTAAACTCCAGAAGGTGTGACAGTAAGCTGAGTGGCGCAGAGGAATTGTGGGAAAGATTGCAGAATTTATGGAAG TCTCTTCTGGGTCTCCCAGGTGACTCCACTGGAATTTCTAAAGATGCGATATTTCTCTACAGCGGTGGAGACTCCTTAAAGGCTCTACGATTTTATGATGAAATTGAGATGCTAGTAGGCAAAGCTGTGCCTGGACTCCTTGAAGTTATTCTCAGCGGCTCGATTGAAGAGGTTTATAGGCATATTCTTAAAATTCTGTTCCCAGATGAAGACCAATTAATGAATTATGACAATgttgtgaaaagaaaattaagcagGAACAGTGGAGAGGAGTTCCATGGAAAATATATCAAACTGAAATCCGAAAGAGGTCTCGAGGTTGCTTCAggattaatttcatttattgcaCTAAGCAGAggaaatcattttttttctatgaatttCACTACATCTTTTATGCAACCCAGTAATACAGTACAGGTAGGAGTGGAATTGCTACAGCAACCATCCTTTTTGCATTTAGTGACTCCAAGTATAACACAGAGCCATGCACAAGGATATGAAACGGAGGACAGAATTCTAACAGTTACAAACAAGGCAAATAAAACTGACTGTTGCTGTGTAGAGCAGATCCATGCAGAACGTGGTCACGTAACAGCGGCAGCGTTGGCATTGTGCATAAGATGGAAGtcaaatacaagaaaatgtGTTGATGCATCACCACTGGTTATAATACCATCTAAAGAAGAATTATCTGCATCTGTGTATGTTGGCTCTCACTCTCATGCAATGCAGGCGATTGATCTAAATTTGGGAGAAATAAAATGGGAGAACAACCTTGGAGATCGTATTGAATCTTCTGCCTGCGTATCTAAGTGTGGAAATTTCATTGTTGTTG GTTGCTATGATGGCTTAGTGTACGTGCTTCAAAGCAGTGATGGAGAAATACACTGGACTTTTGCCACAGCAGATACTGTGAAAAGCTCTGCAGTTGTAGACCCTTCCAGTGGACTAGTCTATGTGGGATCACATGACCAACATGTGTATGCTTTGGATATTTGT AAAAAGGCATGTATATGGAAGTTACATTGCGAAGGTGGAGCTGTGTTTTCGTCTCCTTGTCTAAGTTCTTTTCCACATCATCTTTATGTTGCTACACTAGGAGGACTATTATTGGCAGTAAACCCA gtgacagggaatAAGATTTGGAAAAGCTTCCTGGGAAAACcactcttctcctctcctcactgCAATGAGAAGTACGTTTATGTTGGGTGTGTGGATGGAAACTTGTATTGTTACACTCATTCTGGAGAAAAG GTTTGGCAGTTTTCCACTAATGGACCGGTGTTTTCATCTCCATGCATCTCAAGTTTAACtaagcaagaaatattttttggctCCCATGATTGCTTTATCTACTGTTGTAACATGGAGGGTAATTTACTGTGGAAATTTGAAGCCACTTCAAGTGTATATGGAACaccatttgttttccaaagtgaTGACTTAaagaacaaaattcttttggcaGCAGTATCTACAGATGGCAAAGTGTGGATCCTGAATGCCAAGACTGGAACAGCAGAAGGAGTAGATAAGCTTCCAGGAGAGGTTTTCTCTTCCCCTGTAGTATGGGGAACAAAGCTTGTTGTTGGCTGTAGAAATGATTATGTTTATTGCCTAGATTTGTatataacaggaaaaaagaacagctAA
- the CRACD gene encoding capping protein-inhibiting regulator of actin dynamics translates to MGSRAFSHDSIFIPDGRTESEQAIQAMSQENVLGKVKTLQQQLAKNIKFGQPPQMTVSVRTMGEANASIEEDVLLSSPMEIETQQDTVISDSGNKSTDTPDFLRTMNLPGTGHEVEEKVTPVKSSRPKRQFSCSGTIETINLDAVPQAVARLDNSAAKHKLSVKPKKQRMSRKHKRLTKGSQSLTITEFEPDDLETELYGDRYPGYNGHIIADKLIQNRDEHKQLQLAEEQRVEDHWGILEAERIRQIVEMEERREMEEQRCQELEQMQKEQERRRCEEERRQDLLEGETSLKPEEQTCPKEERRVLEAEKRQELEQQRQKELEEQQRQELEEQKLQEQEEQQIRELEGQKLQEQEERQRQQLEEQKLQEQQEQQRQELKEQKLQEQEEQQIRELEEQKCQEQEEQQIQELEEQKHQEWEEQRCKELEEKQRQELEDQKRLELEELRQHKTEKQCQEEKEKNWLEEQKELSELHKEEKQRREVKELQEAEMKLKQEKEAESLKQQKNQEEQRQHLKEKGEKTEKEQPQQLTDTKKKQEEKRKHKLTKQMHMESAEDVLQDELKQQKEQNEQEWNKLEEQKVDTEGQIFQQNRREKSLEQQQDKDQLCSGVVDQHSVEEKLQEGSRSQKLKEPEKGNNTAEEVLAQKLKREVEAQEQKRIGEELRWQEVDERQTSSRPFTFQVSSGDKQIIFQKVNLSPVMPVKAAGLSSPPIKDCRMHAASKGSHTLPSSVCVPHTAILVTGAQLCGTAVNLNQIKDTACKSLLGLTEERKNVDIPSPEKAQKKTQGPKPSSSKMKYAQETLNNQAVLAEWASIRSRILKNAENGKYNERDRVSVCRHSDDWTPRGRGGPHGNLRKTLSANAKFSITPAWQKFSEASKHSSDAENGSAAKGNETGAVGRTTGSPADSREGVASTFKDNLAEKAKEKMETHSETTDNTEGCKFAKDLPSFLVPSFPHSPGKELPQAELSGALENQQNNSTKKADKPAPNGEENVSPFGIKLRRTNYSLRFHYDQQAEQRKKKRYSAGDSFDGVPDPLITTEGEKESSVFAAQESTSPGMGRPHIPGILKDSKDSSVTVVEISQPAGTPAVLPATGQGALPPHEKPACKSLGPQKPALAPKPTSQTPPASPLSKMNRSSLADTPGQRLVKAESDGGWRKEDRANAVHHPTPSSEYKTEEEEIREKKSFFPSISIPWREKNDKKPEPLKKEKPVLQSRHSLDGSKLMEKVETSQPLWITLALQKQKGFREQQATREERRQAREAKQAEKLAKENAAGSNQSDNKSSSSKTSTLQKSTTQEGEKKIETAVSRLERREQLKKSNTLPTSVTVEISDSVPSNPLAKEVAKRFSTPDTNPVSTEPAWLALAKRKAKAWSDCPQIIK, encoded by the exons caaCAGTTGGCCAAGAATATAAAATTTGGGCAGCCTCCACAAATGACAGTTTCTGTGAGGACAATGGGGGAGGCAAATGCCAGTATAGAAGAGGATGTCTTGCTCAGTAGCCCCATGGAGATTGAGACTCAGCAGGACACAGTGATCTCAGACAGTGGTAATAAA TCCACTGACACCCCAGATTTCTTGAGAACAATGAACTTGCCTGGAACAGGACACGAAGTGGAAGAAAAG GTCACTCCAGTCAAATCATCTCGGCCAAAAAGACAATTCTCCTGTTCTGGCACAATTGAAACAATCAATCTGGATGCAGTTCCCCAGGCTGTCGCTCGTCTAGACAACAGTGCAGCTAAGCACAAGCTGTCAGTGAAGCCAAAAAAGCAGAGGATGTCAAGAAAGCACAAGAGGTTAACAAAG GGATCACAAAGTTTAACAATAACAGAATTTGAGCCAGACGACCTAGAAACTGAGCTGTATGGAGACAGATATCCAGGTTATAATGGACACATCATAGCAGACAAGCTAATCCAGAACAGAGATGAGCACAAACAGCTTCAGCTGGCAGAGGAGCAAAGAGTTGAAGATCACTGGGGGATCTTAGAGGCCGAAAGGATAAGACAGATTGTGGAAATGGAAGAACgaagagaaatggaagaacaaaGGTGCCAAGAACTTGAGCAGATGCaaaaagagcaggagagaaggCGTTGtgaagaagagaggaggcaggatcTCCTTGAAGGAGAGACGTCTTTGAAACCAGAAGAGCAAACATGCCccaaagaggagagaagagtgCTGGAGGCTGAAAAGAGGcaagagctggagcagcagaggcagaaggagTTGGAGGAGCAACAGAGAcaagagctggaggagcagaaaCTCCAGGAACAAGAGGAACAACAGATACGAGAGCTGGAGGGGCAGAAGCTCCAGGAACAAGAGGAGCGACAGAGACaacagctggaggagcagaagCTCCAGGAACAACAGGAGCAACAGAGACAAGAGCTGAAGGAGCAGAAACTCCAGGAACAAGAGGAGCAGCAGATAcgagagctggaggagcagaagTGCCAGGAACAAGAGGAGCAGCAGATAcaagagctggaggagcagaagCATCAGGAATGGGAAGAGCAGAGGTGCAAGGAGTtggaagagaaacagagacagGAGCTGGAGGACCAGAAGAGGTTAGAGCTGGAAGAATTAAGGCAACACAAGACTGAAAAACAGtgtcaagaggaaaaagaaaaaaattggctggaagaacaaaaagaacTCAGTGAACtacataaggaagaaaaacagagacgAGAGGTAAAAGAGCTTCaagaagctgaaatgaaactgaagcaggagaaagaagCTGAGAGCCTCAAACAACAGAAGAATCAGGAGGAACAAAGGCAGCatttgaaggagaaaggagaaaaaacagagaaggaacaACCCCAGCAATTAACAgatacaaaaaagaaacaggaagagaagagaaaacacaagcTCACGAAACAAATGCACATGGAAAGTGCAGAGGATGTGCTACAAGATGAActgaagcagcaaaaggaacaaaatgaacAAGAATGGAACAAGCTGGAAGAGCAGAAGGTAGACACAGAAGGACAAATTTTTCAGCAAAACCGACGAGAAAAATCCTTGGAACAGCAACAGGACAAGGACCAGTTGTGTTCTGGAGTGGTTGATCAGCATTCAGTAGAGGAGAAACTCCAAGAAGGATCAAGATCCCAAAAACTCAAAGAGCCAGAAAAAGGGAATAATACAGCAGAAGAAGTCCTAGCCCAGAAACTGAAGAGAGAAGTCGAGGCTCAGGAACAAAAGCGAATAGGGGAAGAACTTAGATGGCAAGAGGTAGATGAAAGACAAACTTCATCTAGACCTTTCACATTTCAAGTGTCTTCTGGAGATAAACAGATCATATTTCAGAAAGTAAATCTCAGTCCAGTCATGCCCGTCAAAGCGGCAGGACTCTCTTCTCCACCCATCAAAGACTGCAGGATGCACGCTGCCAGCAAGGGCTCTCACACACTCCCGTCATCCGTCTGTGTACCCCACACGGCTATTTTGGTTACTGGAGCACAGCTGTGTGGCACAGCAGTTAACTTGAACCAGATAAAGGACACGGCTTGTAAATCGTTACTTGGCTTAacggaagagagaaaaaatgtggaTATTCCTTCACCAGAGAaggctcagaaaaaaacccagggccccaaacccagcagcagtaaaatgaaatatgCACAAGAGACATTGAACAACCAGGCTGTCCTAGCTGAGTGGGCTTCTATCCGCTCCAGGATCCTAAAGAATGCAGAAAATGGCAAATATAATGAGAGAGACCGAGTAAGCGTCTGCAGACACAGTGATGACTGGACGCCCCGAGGGCGAGGTGGTCCTCATGGGAACTTGAGGAAAACGCTCTCTGCAAATGCAAAGTTCTCAATAACACCAGCATGGCAGAAATTTTCAGAAGCCTCAAAACACAGTTCAGATGCTGAGAATGGAAGTGCGGCAAAAGGCAATGAAACAGGGGCTGTGGGAAGAACCACGGGCTCCCCCGCTGATTCGAGGGAGGGTGTGGCTTCCACTTTTAAGGATAACTTAGCTGAAAAGGCtaaggagaaaatggaaaccCATAGTGAAACGACAGACAACACAGAAGGCTGTAAATTTGCAAAAGATCTTCCATCTTTCCTTGTTCCAAGTTTTCCTCATTCTCCGGGTAAAGAACTACCCCAGGCAGAACTTTCTGGTGCTCTGGAAAATCAGCAGAATAACAGCACAAAAAAGGCAGATAAACCAGCAccaaatggagaagaaaatgtttctcctTTTGGGATAAAGTTACGAAGGACAAACTACTCCTTGCGTTTCCATTATGATCAACAagcagagcaaaggaaaaagaaaagatacagTGCAGGAGATAGTTTTGATGGTGTGCCTGACCCGCTAATTACAACAGAAGGCGAGAAAGAATCCTCTGTTTTTGCTGCACAAGAGAGTACATCCCCTGGCATGGGGAGACCTCACATCCctggtattttaaaagactCAAAAGACTCTTCGGTTACTGTGGTGGAGATTTCACAACCAGCGGGCACACCAGCGGTCCTACCAGCCACCGGCCAGGGTGCTTTACCCCCTCATGAGAAACCAGCATGCAAGTCACTGGGCCCACAGAAACCTGCTTTAGCTCCAAAGCCCACCAGCCAGACACCACCAGCGTCTCCTCTCTCTAAAATGAACAGATCCAGCCTAGCTGATACGCCAGGGCAAAGGCTGGTTAAAGCTGAATCAGACGGTGgctggagaaaagaagacagagcaAATGCAGTGCACCACCCCACACCGTCCAGTGAGTACAAAACCGAAGAGGAGGAAATCAGAGAAAAGAAGTCGTTTTTCCCATCTATAAGTATtccatggagagaaaaaaatgacaaaaagccTGAGCCATTGAAAAAAg aaaaaccAGTCCTCCAGAGCAGGCACTCTTTAGATGGCTCTAAATTGATGGAAAAAGTTGAAACTTCACAACCACTTTGGATTACATTAGCGctgcaaaagcaaaagggaTTTCGTGAGCAGCAAGCTACGAGGGAAGAGAGGAGACAAGCCAGAGAGGCAAAGCAAGCGGAGAAGTTGGCTAAAGAGAAT GCTGCTGGAAGTAATCAGTCAGATAATAAAagtagcagcagcaaaacaagcaCACTGCAGAAATCTACAACTCaagaaggggagaagaaaattgAGACTGCTGTGTCAAGACTAGAAAGAAGGGAACAGCTAAAAAAGTCGAACACCCTTCCGACCTCTGTGACAG TGGAAATTTCAGATTCTGTTCCATCAAACCCACTGGCAAAGGAGGTGGCCAAGAGATTCTCTACCCCTGACACCAACCCCGTGTCAACAGAACCAGCCTGGCTTGCGTTAgccaagaggaaagcaaaagccTGGAGTGACTGTCCACAGATTATAAAGTAA